One stretch of Nitratiruptor tergarcus DSM 16512 DNA includes these proteins:
- the gmhA gene encoding D-sedoheptulose 7-phosphate isomerase, translating into MIEIIEKELLAHQKAFERVWEELRFHIYTASVICTEALKNQKKIMLCGNGGSAADAQHIAAELVGRFKKERRGLPAIALTTDTSALTAIGNDYGYAQVFARQVEALGKRGDVLIAISTSGESENVLRAVEVARAQECKVIGLLGKDGGRIKDLCDTSIVVPVHDTPRIQEMHILIGHILCALIDESF; encoded by the coding sequence ATGATTGAGATAATAGAAAAAGAGCTTTTAGCACACCAAAAGGCTTTTGAAAGAGTATGGGAAGAGCTTCGTTTTCATATCTATACTGCAAGTGTGATTTGCACTGAAGCATTGAAAAATCAAAAAAAGATAATGCTTTGTGGTAATGGTGGCAGTGCAGCTGATGCGCAGCATATTGCGGCTGAACTTGTGGGAAGATTTAAAAAAGAGCGCAGAGGCCTTCCTGCAATTGCGCTAACCACTGATACTTCAGCACTTACTGCAATTGGTAATGATTATGGGTATGCCCAAGTATTTGCACGTCAAGTGGAGGCTCTTGGAAAGAGAGGGGATGTGCTCATTGCTATCTCTACAAGCGGAGAGAGTGAAAATGTATTGCGTGCAGTAGAGGTTGCAAGAGCACAGGAGTGTAAAGTAATAGGGCTTCTTGGCAAAGATGGAGGACGCATAAAGGATCTCTGTGATACAAGTATTGTAGTGCCAGTGCACGATACTCCTCGCATTCAAGAAATGCATATTCTCATTGGCCATATTTTGTGTGCACTTATTGATGAGAGTTTTTGA
- a CDS encoding glycosyltransferase family 9 protein, whose protein sequence is MKILAIRFSGLGDIVMLLPTLKALKERYDAAITLLCDEANIKIKEISCGIIDEVIGIDREAFRQKNVVRSLQSILQIFKLWKKFDRVYDFQSFGESAIISCITGGERFGAVKREWMRKCYTHSVPYNTKCHRSEFFAKIAGIQKIRKPKLCVTQKSRYATFLDPHKKTIGFNIGATKENRRWSEKKFFELAQQLLPRYNVLVFFGPKEKRFLHLFNDKRIIKVYDIDLVELAAALQLCDLVVSNDTGPVHMAAALGVPTLTLFSTGDDWQVGCLNEKKDFIKKLPIDSISVDEVMQKIEGLLLHA, encoded by the coding sequence ATGAAAATTTTAGCGATACGCTTTTCTGGGCTTGGTGATATTGTAATGCTGCTTCCTACTTTGAAGGCATTAAAAGAACGCTATGATGCTGCTATAACACTCCTTTGTGATGAGGCAAATATAAAAATAAAAGAGATCTCATGCGGTATTATAGATGAGGTAATTGGGATCGATAGAGAAGCTTTCCGCCAAAAAAATGTTGTAAGATCGTTGCAAAGCATATTGCAAATATTTAAACTATGGAAAAAGTTTGATAGAGTTTACGATTTTCAAAGTTTTGGAGAGAGTGCAATTATTTCCTGTATAACAGGAGGGGAGCGTTTTGGAGCGGTTAAGAGAGAGTGGATGAGAAAGTGTTATACGCATAGTGTGCCTTATAATACCAAATGTCATCGTAGTGAATTTTTTGCAAAGATTGCAGGTATACAAAAAATCCGAAAACCTAAGCTCTGTGTGACACAAAAGAGTCGCTATGCTACCTTTTTAGATCCGCATAAAAAAACAATTGGGTTCAATATCGGTGCAACAAAAGAAAATAGGCGTTGGAGTGAAAAAAAGTTTTTTGAGCTTGCTCAGCAACTATTGCCTCGTTACAATGTGTTAGTTTTTTTTGGACCAAAAGAGAAGCGATTTTTACATCTATTTAATGATAAACGAATCATAAAAGTTTATGATATTGATCTTGTAGAACTTGCAGCGGCTTTACAGCTTTGTGATCTTGTTGTAAGCAATGATACCGGCCCTGTGCATATGGCAGCTGCATTAGGAGTTCCTACACTGACACTCTTTTCAACAGGTGATGACTGGCAGGTAGGGTGCTTGAATGAAAAAAAGGATTTTATTAAAAAATTACCAATTGATAGTATCAGTGTTGATGAAGTAATGCAAAAAATAGAAGGTCTTTTGCTCCATGCGTGA
- a CDS encoding lysophospholipid acyltransferase family protein yields MREWFEYGVAKTLLAFSRILPQSLLYALFEGLATLYYYIDSKRRELTKENLQHAGFSPSLALQSYCEIAKSLTEMLLIFTGRFDFTKIKGEFKLKSSKPKIFVTAHFGNWEALAHYMAQQGYPMAVVGREGNNKLIERNITTPFRQLYGNKLVYKEGAMRKLIASLKKGENIGLLIDQKAGNDGIDTTFFGRRCKTVPTIAMLAKRFDVEVVPIFLAREKDGFKIIQKEFSCEGCDIKEFTQKLNDIIEEVVREYPTQWFWMHNRWKLG; encoded by the coding sequence ATGCGTGAATGGTTTGAATATGGTGTTGCAAAGACACTTTTGGCATTTTCACGCATTTTGCCACAAAGTTTGCTTTATGCCCTCTTTGAGGGACTAGCTACTCTTTATTACTATATTGATTCAAAAAGAAGAGAGCTGACAAAAGAGAACCTCCAACATGCAGGCTTTTCGCCCTCTCTAGCACTACAAAGCTATTGCGAGATTGCAAAAAGCCTGACAGAAATGCTTCTTATTTTCACGGGACGGTTTGACTTTACCAAAATCAAAGGCGAATTTAAGCTAAAAAGCTCCAAACCAAAAATATTTGTTACTGCACATTTTGGTAATTGGGAGGCGTTGGCACACTACATGGCGCAGCAGGGCTATCCCATGGCAGTGGTTGGGAGAGAGGGAAATAATAAGCTTATTGAAAGAAATATTACTACTCCTTTTCGGCAGCTATATGGCAATAAGCTTGTGTATAAAGAGGGTGCAATGCGTAAACTCATAGCATCTTTGAAAAAGGGAGAAAATATTGGACTCCTCATTGATCAAAAAGCAGGAAATGATGGAATAGATACTACTTTTTTTGGTAGGAGATGTAAAACAGTACCAACGATAGCGATGCTAGCAAAGCGGTTTGATGTGGAGGTTGTGCCTATATTTTTGGCTAGAGAAAAAGACGGCTTTAAAATTATCCAAAAAGAGTTTTCTTGTGAAGGATGTGATATAAAAGAGTTTACACAAAAGCTCAATGATATTATCGAAGAGGTAGTAAGAGAGTATCCAACCCAATGGTTTTGGATGCATAATAGGTGGAAACTTGGATAA
- a CDS encoding ELM1/GtrOC1 family putative glycosyltransferase, whose amino-acid sequence MDKVLIVSDGKKGHENQAIAYAKLRNASYTIVYVRFKSTLHKILGYLFDWLGIYTKALFEPFDFTCEYDAVVSAGSSTYYATKLIAKACNIPSIALMQPKGFRKNFTKIYAQKHDGGLLPINFAVSQPQGVYKCEGKCVALVVGGSNSVFTMQLKDIQEVVAYIFKHFQGYKKVLSTSPRTPKEIEEYLAKQPFDFKIIYSKDPRNPIGDFLACCDYFFITIDSTSMISEAVSSGKAAIEVVPLEAKGKNKYEVMVQELANDGYLHIFDGTIDKANKKIDLRQYI is encoded by the coding sequence TTGGATAAGGTACTTATAGTCAGTGATGGCAAAAAGGGGCATGAGAATCAAGCAATTGCCTATGCAAAACTACGTAATGCCTCCTATACTATAGTGTATGTACGTTTTAAAAGCACTTTACATAAGATTCTTGGGTATCTTTTTGATTGGTTAGGTATTTACACAAAGGCGCTCTTTGAGCCATTTGATTTTACATGCGAGTATGATGCGGTTGTGAGTGCTGGAAGTAGTACTTATTATGCTACAAAGCTTATAGCAAAAGCGTGCAATATTCCAAGCATTGCACTCATGCAGCCAAAAGGCTTTCGCAAAAATTTTACAAAAATCTATGCACAAAAACATGATGGGGGATTGCTACCAATCAATTTTGCTGTGAGTCAGCCCCAAGGAGTCTATAAGTGTGAGGGAAAATGTGTGGCTTTGGTTGTAGGGGGAAGCAACTCTGTATTTACAATGCAATTAAAAGATATTCAAGAGGTTGTTGCATATATATTCAAACATTTTCAAGGCTATAAAAAGGTTTTGAGTACCTCTCCAAGAACGCCCAAAGAGATAGAGGAGTATCTTGCCAAGCAGCCTTTTGATTTTAAAATCATCTACTCCAAAGATCCCCGCAATCCGATTGGAGATTTTTTGGCATGTTGTGACTATTTTTTTATCACCATTGATTCAACCTCTATGATTAGCGAAGCAGTTAGTAGCGGCAAAGCTGCAATAGAAGTTGTACCATTGGAAGCAAAAGGAAAAAACAAATATGAAGTTATGGTACAAGAATTAGCGAACGATGGATACTTGCATATCTTTGATGGTACCATCGATAAAGCTAACAAAAAAATCGATTTGAGGCAGTATATATGA
- a CDS encoding glycosyltransferase family 4 protein, translating into MRVVQLLPELHEGGVERGVVEMNREFVQKGVESFVISAGGKLEEQIIKDGGVHMRFDVCSKNPLTAPLRTAGLKKIFGQIQPDIIHARSRVPAWLSYFARGDIPFVTTVHGFNSVNPYSAIMTKGERVICVSNPVKKYICQNYAIDEAKIRVIHRGVDLEKFDLQKIDKSFIATFKEQYDLQNKFIITSVGRITQLKDYETFIEAIALLKEQKPNVRGLIVGGVRKDKEEYFKKLQDLVKRLGVEENIIFTGSIAKVSEIYALSDVVVSSSKKPESFGRSIAEAMAMNTPVVATAHGGALDICKEGFGELFSPGDARELAQKILHVKKRSDLREYVAKNFSLQQMVEKTLAVYEELL; encoded by the coding sequence ATGAGAGTTGTCCAGCTGTTACCAGAACTGCATGAGGGAGGAGTAGAGCGCGGCGTTGTTGAGATGAATAGGGAGTTTGTACAAAAGGGCGTGGAGAGTTTTGTGATAAGTGCAGGAGGAAAACTTGAAGAGCAGATCATAAAAGATGGTGGTGTGCATATGAGGTTTGATGTTTGTAGTAAAAATCCGCTCACAGCGCCTTTGCGCACCGCTGGGCTTAAAAAGATTTTTGGGCAAATCCAGCCAGATATTATTCATGCAAGAAGCCGCGTTCCTGCATGGTTGAGTTACTTTGCAAGAGGAGATATCCCATTTGTAACTACAGTACATGGATTTAATAGCGTCAATCCCTATAGCGCTATTATGACAAAAGGGGAGAGGGTAATTTGCGTGAGTAATCCAGTAAAAAAGTATATCTGCCAGAATTATGCTATAGATGAAGCAAAAATTCGTGTTATTCATAGAGGTGTGGATCTTGAAAAATTTGATTTGCAAAAAATAGATAAGAGTTTTATAGCTACTTTCAAAGAACAATATGATCTTCAAAATAAATTTATCATCACCTCTGTGGGGCGTATAACGCAGCTCAAAGATTATGAGACATTTATCGAAGCCATTGCATTACTCAAAGAGCAAAAACCAAATGTAAGAGGGCTTATTGTTGGGGGAGTGCGCAAAGATAAAGAGGAGTATTTTAAAAAGCTCCAAGACCTTGTAAAGAGACTCGGTGTAGAAGAAAATATTATTTTTACTGGATCTATTGCAAAGGTGAGTGAGATTTATGCGCTGAGTGATGTGGTGGTAAGTAGCTCCAAAAAGCCAGAGAGTTTTGGCAGAAGCATAGCTGAAGCGATGGCTATGAATACTCCTGTTGTAGCAACTGCTCATGGAGGAGCTTTAGATATTTGCAAAGAGGGTTTTGGAGAGCTTTTTAGCCCAGGTGACGCAAGAGAGCTTGCACAAAAGATCTTGCACGTCAAAAAAAGGAGTGATTTACGAGAATATGTAGCAAAAAACTTTTCACTCCAACAGATGGTAGAAAAGACTTTAGCGGTCTATGAGGAGCTTTTGTGA
- a CDS encoding glycosyltransferase, which translates to MQFMASPKFVGAERSFVELCNELAKSDEVIAVVVKGCEYKDRFSKDVKVIELRSNPSRYNPLLYFEIANIIRQLQPDVVHTHSAKATQILYVLWKFMRFAFIATKRNSSLKATIFNKVPFAIGVSKEVVASIANPSKALVYNGIEPKPLGDVAKEDIFTMVAIGILQPRKGFAELIEAVKDLPFDFRVWIVGEGEQRGELQDFIEKFNLEKKVLLLGQREDTHLLQARAHLQIINSKREGFSRVLIEGFFYSDVVISTKVAGSIEMLPDIFLFDDPKEKIQEVSANYDFYKEQFGVLKKQYQKRFTLANVAREYRKIYKRVAGV; encoded by the coding sequence ATGCAGTTTATGGCAAGTCCCAAATTTGTTGGGGCTGAACGAAGCTTTGTGGAGCTGTGCAATGAGCTTGCTAAAAGTGATGAGGTTATTGCAGTTGTTGTAAAAGGGTGTGAGTATAAAGATCGCTTCAGTAAAGATGTAAAAGTGATAGAACTGCGCTCCAATCCTTCCAGATACAATCCACTGCTCTATTTTGAGATTGCTAACATTATTAGACAGTTGCAGCCAGATGTAGTACATACACATTCAGCAAAAGCTACGCAGATACTCTATGTGCTATGGAAATTTATGCGCTTTGCTTTTATTGCTACAAAGCGCAACTCTTCACTCAAAGCCACTATTTTTAACAAAGTCCCCTTTGCTATAGGAGTGAGCAAGGAGGTAGTTGCAAGCATCGCTAATCCTTCTAAAGCTCTTGTCTACAATGGTATAGAGCCAAAACCTCTTGGCGATGTTGCAAAAGAAGATATTTTTACAATGGTAGCTATTGGTATATTGCAGCCAAGAAAAGGTTTTGCCGAGCTTATAGAGGCTGTGAAGGATCTTCCATTTGACTTTCGCGTCTGGATTGTAGGTGAAGGAGAGCAAAGAGGAGAGCTGCAAGATTTCATTGAGAAATTTAATTTAGAAAAAAAAGTGCTGCTTCTAGGACAAAGAGAAGATACACATCTTTTGCAAGCGCGTGCTCATTTGCAAATAATCAATTCAAAAAGAGAAGGCTTTAGCAGAGTTTTAATAGAGGGCTTTTTTTATAGTGATGTGGTAATCTCTACAAAAGTAGCCGGAAGTATAGAGATGCTTCCAGATATCTTTTTATTTGATGATCCTAAGGAGAAAATTCAAGAGGTTTCTGCCAATTACGATTTTTACAAAGAGCAGTTTGGTGTTTTAAAAAAGCAGTACCAAAAGCGCTTTACTCTTGCAAATGTGGCAAGAGAGTATCGCAAAATCTATAAGAGAGTTGCAGGTGTGTAG
- the asnB gene encoding asparagine synthase (glutamine-hydrolyzing), with translation MCRIFGFNGKNRETLERMSEVLAPGGPDDYGFFESEAFSLGHRRLSIIDLSSHAKQPMKFDNLVISYNGEVYNYNEIKNELSEYSFSTTSDTEIILKALHKWGLEAVHKFHGMFAIALWDKSTQKLTLIRDRAGVKPLYYYFDGKTFIFASELKALILHPKFNKNLDIRASSLYFQLGFVPGKHAIFQNTFKLLPGHYLLFDGKSVVTKEYWKLPQKKLAISYEEAKEQTRALLQKSFAYRLVSDVEVGLFLSGGIDSSLLASYLVKKRNIKTFTIGFKDERFNEAKIAAQTAKILGTKHYELYFDVDDLLQLLPKIAEIFDEPFGDSSALPTYLVAKLAREHVKVALSADGADELFGGYPLNFKNQKRFFFYKMLRFLRPFLRKKRKYMATKSFWEYKLALRYRIYPDELQEEFLLDVLECDELLECMFLFDFHYFLADDVLVKVDRTTMANSLEAREPYLDHDLIEFAFSLPLAYRHHKQILRDLLYEELPHLAKLPKQGFSVPIKYWLRNELKEQVLDLLHTPSAIDSIVKKDTIIKEFLRSGKRTNAIWLMYMFRLWEERYMQ, from the coding sequence GTGTGTAGGATCTTTGGATTTAATGGTAAAAATAGAGAAACTTTAGAGCGAATGAGTGAGGTTTTAGCTCCCGGAGGCCCAGATGATTATGGATTTTTTGAAAGTGAAGCTTTTTCTTTGGGACATAGGAGGCTCTCTATTATCGATTTGAGCTCCCATGCAAAGCAGCCGATGAAGTTTGATAATCTTGTAATAAGCTACAATGGTGAAGTTTACAACTACAATGAGATTAAAAATGAGCTTAGCGAATATAGTTTTTCAACTACTAGTGATACAGAAATTATCCTCAAAGCCTTGCACAAATGGGGATTGGAGGCAGTGCATAAATTTCATGGGATGTTTGCTATAGCGCTGTGGGATAAAAGTACGCAAAAACTCACTCTCATTCGTGATAGAGCAGGAGTGAAGCCACTCTATTACTATTTTGATGGAAAAACATTTATTTTTGCGAGCGAACTCAAAGCTCTCATTCTCCATCCTAAATTTAATAAAAACCTCGATATACGTGCCTCTTCACTCTATTTTCAACTCGGATTTGTACCGGGCAAACACGCTATTTTTCAAAACACATTTAAGCTTCTCCCCGGTCACTATCTCCTCTTTGATGGCAAAAGTGTTGTTACAAAAGAGTATTGGAAACTTCCACAAAAAAAATTAGCAATCTCTTACGAAGAAGCAAAAGAGCAAACAAGAGCGTTGCTGCAAAAAAGTTTTGCATATAGATTGGTAAGTGATGTTGAGGTGGGTCTTTTTTTAAGTGGCGGGATCGATAGCTCCCTGCTAGCAAGCTATCTTGTAAAAAAGAGAAATATCAAGACTTTTACAATTGGTTTTAAGGATGAGCGCTTCAATGAAGCCAAAATTGCTGCACAAACAGCAAAAATTTTAGGAACCAAGCATTATGAGCTCTATTTTGATGTGGATGATCTTTTGCAGCTTTTGCCAAAAATTGCAGAAATTTTTGATGAGCCCTTTGGAGATAGCTCAGCGCTTCCAACCTATCTTGTAGCAAAATTAGCAAGAGAGCATGTCAAAGTAGCGCTCTCAGCTGATGGGGCAGATGAGCTTTTTGGGGGGTATCCTCTCAATTTCAAAAACCAAAAGCGCTTCTTTTTTTATAAGATGCTACGTTTTTTGCGTCCATTCTTGCGAAAAAAGAGAAAATATATGGCTACAAAGAGCTTTTGGGAGTATAAATTAGCACTGCGTTATCGCATCTATCCTGATGAGCTACAAGAGGAGTTTTTGCTTGATGTTTTGGAGTGCGACGAATTATTAGAATGTATGTTTTTATTTGATTTTCACTATTTTTTAGCCGATGATGTGCTTGTCAAAGTTGATCGCACTACAATGGCAAACTCCCTAGAAGCGCGCGAGCCCTATTTGGATCATGACTTAATAGAGTTTGCTTTCTCTTTGCCACTTGCTTATCGACACCATAAGCAAATATTGCGAGATCTTTTGTATGAAGAGCTTCCTCATCTAGCAAAACTTCCAAAACAGGGATTTTCTGTACCTATAAAGTATTGGCTCAGAAACGAGCTCAAAGAGCAGGTATTAGATCTTTTACATACACCAAGTGCAATCGATAGCATCGTCAAAAAAGATACAATTATCAAAGAGTTTTTACGCAGTGGCAAGCGCACCAATGCCATTTGGCTTATGTATATGTTTAGGCTTTGGGAAGAGAGGTATATGCAATGA
- a CDS encoding SGNH/GDSL hydrolase family protein, whose product MILALGDCNIVGANSFKGKNYIDIVAENLQTKAKNCGITMSTTREGVILFNEFSSYNPSLVVVAYGLVDSWRTFKYAPYVLYYPDNFLRKLARKVVKKYKKLARSFGLNEKLGQKFVVPPQEYMQNLSFIAAKSKRVLFIETPPHLTETFRNPDIKHYNQLMAKVAAQYPHADVVKIYEDFAKDSSLYLDEIHLNQKGYDLVAHKILERL is encoded by the coding sequence ATGATCTTAGCGCTAGGAGATTGTAACATTGTAGGTGCAAACAGCTTTAAGGGAAAAAACTATATCGATATAGTAGCTGAAAATTTGCAAACAAAAGCGAAAAATTGCGGTATTACTATGAGTACTACAAGAGAAGGGGTAATTCTTTTTAATGAATTTAGCTCTTACAATCCATCTTTAGTGGTTGTTGCATACGGGCTTGTTGATAGCTGGCGTACATTTAAGTATGCTCCCTATGTGCTCTACTATCCAGATAATTTCTTGCGTAAACTTGCTAGAAAAGTTGTAAAAAAGTATAAAAAATTGGCTCGATCATTTGGGCTCAATGAAAAACTAGGACAAAAGTTTGTAGTACCGCCTCAAGAGTATATGCAAAATCTCTCTTTCATTGCAGCAAAGAGCAAGAGAGTACTTTTTATTGAAACTCCTCCCCATCTTACTGAGACCTTTCGCAATCCAGATATCAAACACTATAACCAGCTTATGGCAAAGGTTGCTGCCCAGTATCCTCATGCAGATGTGGTGAAAATTTATGAAGATTTTGCGAAGGATAGCTCACTGTATCTTGATGAGATCCATCTCAATCAAAAAGGGTATGATCTCGTTGCACATAAAATTTTGGAGCGGCTATGA
- a CDS encoding glycosyltransferase family 9 protein, which translates to MSIGVFRYSALGDIAAAIPVLRAFRKKPLILTSPLGHALLKNEFDDFVILQNKSPFEVARFIYTLKKRQLELFIDLQNNDRSRFIRFFFKSIDNSGVSFEQNVTHIFYDIAKKSNLVEPLDYSFTKKEPTYIVLNTGSSSKWVSKRLPVHKWREFSQILTDRFGLPFILTGDESEREYVEEIAKNIVGKKEVVAGKTTIQDLKKILREAYLVVSTDSAPMHIAAVQKTPTIGLFGATNWIVSAPFGPWSVALWDKKRFARPPAKNLQIVGDYYEGINLQEGLQKLASYL; encoded by the coding sequence ATGAGTATAGGTGTTTTTCGCTATAGTGCTTTAGGCGATATTGCAGCTGCAATTCCTGTATTGCGTGCTTTTAGAAAAAAGCCATTGATTCTCACTTCGCCTCTAGGCCACGCACTTTTAAAAAATGAGTTTGATGATTTTGTCATTTTACAAAATAAAAGTCCTTTTGAAGTAGCACGATTTATCTATACTCTTAAAAAGAGACAACTTGAGCTCTTTATCGATTTGCAAAATAACGATAGAAGCCGTTTTATTCGCTTCTTTTTTAAATCAATCGATAATAGTGGAGTAAGTTTTGAACAAAACGTTACACATATTTTTTATGATATTGCAAAAAAGAGTAATCTAGTGGAGCCTCTTGATTACTCTTTTACAAAAAAGGAGCCAACCTACATTGTGCTCAATACTGGATCGAGCTCAAAATGGGTATCAAAAAGATTACCAGTGCATAAATGGAGGGAGTTTAGTCAAATTCTCACAGATCGCTTTGGGCTCCCTTTTATTCTGACTGGTGATGAGAGTGAGCGGGAGTATGTAGAAGAGATTGCAAAAAATATTGTTGGAAAAAAAGAGGTAGTTGCTGGTAAAACTACTATTCAAGATCTCAAAAAAATTTTACGTGAAGCATATTTGGTTGTCTCGACGGATTCAGCACCTATGCATATAGCTGCTGTACAAAAGACTCCGACAATTGGTCTTTTTGGTGCTACTAACTGGATAGTCTCAGCTCCTTTTGGTCCTTGGAGTGTGGCACTGTGGGATAAGAAGCGCTTTGCAAGGCCTCCGGCAAAAAATCTTCAAATTGTGGGTGACTACTATGAGGGAATTAATCTTCAAGAGGGCTTGCAAAAGCTTGCGTCCTACTTATGA
- a CDS encoding DUF2249 domain-containing protein gives MREIVVDTRDFEPPAPMQMILSELQSMFEGESFIHQIHRIEPVNLFNRLKPMGIEYLVKKQDSIYHIYYFYPSDREKVLEQIDV, from the coding sequence ATGAGAGAGATCGTGGTTGATACGCGCGATTTTGAACCTCCCGCTCCTATGCAAATGATACTCAGTGAACTGCAAAGTATGTTTGAAGGTGAGAGCTTTATTCACCAAATTCATCGCATTGAGCCAGTAAATCTCTTTAATCGCCTCAAACCGATGGGCATAGAGTATCTCGTAAAAAAGCAAGATAGCATCTACCATATCTACTACTTCTATCCAAGCGATAGAGAAAAAGTACTGGAGCAGATCGATGTTTAA
- a CDS encoding hemerythrin domain-containing protein, whose protein sequence is MIKEYMTQDHRECDNLYAPLEEALSQGDFEKALELFMPFKRAMLKHFAMEEDVLFPAMEEFVGSGEGPIYVMKMEHDQIRSIINQLGEAIEAKNRDKALGLGETFMIMTQQHNMKEEQILYTMAEQLPFNKEEIMQKMQEVDV, encoded by the coding sequence ATGATAAAAGAGTATATGACACAAGATCACAGAGAGTGTGATAATCTCTATGCACCACTAGAAGAGGCACTCAGCCAAGGTGATTTTGAAAAAGCGTTAGAGCTTTTTATGCCTTTTAAAAGAGCAATGCTCAAGCATTTTGCAATGGAAGAGGATGTCCTTTTTCCGGCAATGGAGGAGTTTGTCGGTAGTGGTGAAGGGCCAATTTATGTGATGAAGATGGAACATGATCAGATTAGATCCATCATCAATCAACTTGGCGAAGCGATTGAAGCAAAAAATCGCGATAAAGCATTGGGTCTAGGTGAGACGTTTATGATAATGACACAGCAGCACAACATGAAAGAGGAGCAGATCCTCTATACAATGGCTGAGCAACTTCCATTTAACAAAGAAGAGATCATGCAAAAGATGCAAGAGGTGGATGTATGA